Proteins encoded together in one Carya illinoinensis cultivar Pawnee chromosome 3, C.illinoinensisPawnee_v1, whole genome shotgun sequence window:
- the LOC122302727 gene encoding probable inactive leucine-rich repeat receptor-like protein kinase At3g03770 yields the protein MGYLCMLLLVVLFIPSTNALQTSQTQVLLQLRKQLEFPSSLQILENYNGDFCSLSSSARMSISCQDSSVTQLKIMGDKLVKVSEFSGFAIRNNSLSESFSIDSFVTTLTRLPSLRVLSLVSLGIWGPLPDKIHRLSSLELLDLSSNCMYGSIPPAISRLVKLHTLVLDGNYFNESVPAWLDSFSNLTILSLKSNGLKGQIPFSVCKIKTLTNLALSHNELSGKLPDFSTLTGLHVLDLRENHLDSELPVMPEVLVTALLSKNSFSGKIPDQFGKLSQLQHLDLSFNHLSGTPPAALFSLPNISYLNLASNVLSGSLPNELSCSGKLGFVDISSNKFMGRLPSCLSSNSDKVVVKFGENCLSIDSQHQHQGSYCEEAIKRGKQSKGRKIAVVVAVILGACLVMLLLVVGALLLCRKFSSRTHKQHILPKLVQENIPAGVSSELLANARLISQASKLGTQGAPVYRLFTFEELKEATNGFDSSRFLGEGSMGKLYRGRLENGTSVAIRALSLVKKCSNQNLKVRLDQLSKLHHPHLVGLLGHCLDGSGQDDSSGKKVFLVYEYVPNGNYRTHLSGSFPEKVLKWSDRLQILIGVAKAVHFLHTGVITGCFNNQLKTNNILLDEHRIAKLSDYGVFIVTGEIEKFQVKGKGSKPCQQTNVQDDVYNFGFILLESLVGPIATGKGEAFLLNEMASFGSQDGRRRIVDPVVLTTCSQESLSIVISITKRCLSPEPSSRPSFEDVLWNLQYAAQVQATSDADQKSDSTS from the exons ATGGGGTATTTGTGCATGCTGCTTCTTGTCGTTCTGTTCATTCCAAGTACTAATGCGTTACAAACCTCTCAGACCCAAGTCTTACTACAGCTAAGAAAGCAGTTGGAGTTCCCTTCCTCATTGCAAATTTTGGAAAACTACAATGGGGATTTCTGTAGCCTATCTTCATCTGCACGCATGAGCATCTCATGTCAGGACAGTTCCGTTACTCAGCTAAAAATTATGGGAGATAAGCTTGTCAAGGTCAGTGAGTTCAGTGGGTTTGCAATTCGCAACAACAGTCTTTCTGAAAGTTTCTCCATTGATTCCTTTGTCACCACATTGACAAGGCTGCCCAGCTTAAGGGTTCTTAGCTTAGTGTCCTTGGGGATTTGGGGACCACTTCCGGATAAGATTCATAGGCTATCTTCGCTTGAACTTCTGGACTTGAGCTCAAATTGTATGTATGGTTCAATTCCACCTGCGATATCCAGATTAGTGAAGCTTCATACATTAGTACTGGATGGCAATTATTTCAATGAAAGTGTCCCTGCTTGGTTGGACTCATTTTCAAACCTCACCATTTTGAGTTTGAAGAGTAATGGATTGAAGGGTCAGATTCCTTTTTCGGTATGCAAGATCAAGACACTCACTAATCTTGCCCTGTCCCACAATGAACTTTCAGGCAAATTACCTGATTTTAGTACTTTAACAGGTCTACACGTATTGGATTTAAGAGAAAATCATTTAGATTCTGAACTACCAGTAATGCCCGAGGTGCTGGTTACAGCACTACTGAGCAAGAACTCGTTCTCGGGCAAGATTCCTGATCAATTTGGTAAATTGAGTCAGCTTCAACACCTCGATCTATCATTCAACCATCTGAGTGGAACTCCTCCTGCTGCGTTGTTCTCTTTACCAAACATCAGCTATTTGAATTTAGCTTCCAATGTGCTCAGCGGGTCACTTCCAAATGAGTTAAGTTGTAGTGGCAAACTTGGGTTTGTTGATATATCTAGTAACAAGTTCATGGGTAGGCTTCCTTCTTGCTTGAGCAGCAATTCGGATAAGGTAGTTGTTAAATTTGGTGAAAATTGCTTGTCCATTGATTCCCAACATCAACATCAAGGATCATATTGTGAAGAAGCCATTAAGAGGGGTAAACAATCCAAAGGAAGAAAGATAGCGGTAGTGGTTGCTGTCATTCTTGGAGCTTGtcttgttatgttgcttttgGTAGTCGGGGCTCTATTATTGTGTAGAAAATTCAGTTCAAGGACACACAAGCAGCATATATTGCCAAAGCTGGTGCAAGAGAATATACCAGCTGGGGTTTCCTCTGAACTGCTTGCAAATGCTA GGCTCATTTCTCAAGCATCAAAGCTAGGGACACAAGGAGCCCCAGTCTATCGATTATTTACTTTTGAAGAGTTGAAGGAAGCGACAAACGGGTTTGATTCGTCTAGGTTTCTTGGTGAAGGCTCTATGGGGAAG CTTTACAGAGGGAGATTGGAGAATGGGACCTCTGTAGCCATACGGGCTCTATCTTTAGTGAAGAAATGTTCTAATCAAAACCTTAAAGTTCGTCTTGATCAGCTCTCAAAGCTTCACCATCCGCATTTAGTTGGCCTCTTGGGTCATTGCCTTGATGGTAGTGGACAAGATGATTCCAGTGGCAAGAAAGTTTTTCTTGTATATGAATATGTTCCTAATGGGAATTACCGTACCCATCTGTCAG GTAGTTTTCCAGAGAAGGTCCTTAAATGGTCAGATAgacttcaaattttaattggagTTGCCAAGGCTGTTCATTTCTTACATACTGGAGTAATTACTGGTTGTTTCAATAACCAACTGAAGACGAACAATATATTGCTTGACGAGCATCGGATTGCTAAGCTAAGTGACTATGGGGTGTTCATCGTCACAGGGGAAATCGAAAAATTTCAG GTGAAGGGAAAAGGCTCAAAACCATG CCAACAAACAAATGTACAGGATGATGTTTACAACTTTGGGTTTATATTGCTTGAATCACTTGTTGGGCCCATTGCGACCGGAAAAGGAGAAGCATTTCTCCTAAATGAAATG GCATCCTTTGGCAGTCAGGATGGTAGAAGGCGGATTGTGGATCCTGTTGTGTTGACTACTTGCTCGCAGGAGTCGTTATCAATTGTGATATCCATCACAAAAAGATGCCTATCTCCTGAGCCATCATCTCGACCCTCTTTCGAAGATGTTCTTTGGAACTTACAGTATGCAGCTCAAGTCCAGGCCACTTCTGATGCTGATCAGAAATCAGATTCTACATCGTAG